In the genome of Gammaproteobacteria bacterium, the window GCACGCTCAGCATCGAACGGTAGCCGGAATCCACGCGCTCGATCTCGCGCGCCACCAGACCGTAACTCACGTAGTTGACCCCCGGGCAGCCATAGCCATCGATGGTCGAACCGAGCAGCCCGAGTTCGCCCATCTCGCGGAAAATCGCCGGGTCGGTGGTTTCCTCCCGGTAGGCATCACGGATCCGCGGCGCCAGCTTCTGCTGTGCATAACCGCGCGCGGTCTCCTGCACCAGGCGCTCCTCCTCGCTCAATTCCAGGGACAGCAGAAAAGGATCCTGCCAGTCGAAACTGGCCCAGCCGAACGATGCCATCACGAGTCTCCGGTAGTGGTGATCGAGCGAAATCGCGAAAGCCGATTCTAAGCAGAGCGCGAGCGAATTTGCACTACCCGCCGTGGAGTGGTCTGCCGATTGAACCACAACCGCGCGGTCTGGCGCCTGAAAAAAAGGGGACCAAAAAAGCAAAAAAGGGGACAGCTTTATTTTTTCCGTAAATAAATCTGTCCCCTTTTTCTCCTTTTTCTTGATGCTGGCTGCGCGAATTTTTCACGAAGACGGCTCATCGCTTCGTCGGCGGGAATCCACTGCGTGCGCCCTGCATCCATGTCTGTCACGCGCCTGGCAATTTCCGCGTCCCATGCGCGCGCGATTTCCTCTGGCGTGCCTTCGGGTTCTCCATCCAGGCTGACGATCAGGCGGTGGATCAACTGGCCGCGCTGTTCGGGCGGCAGTTGCAACGCCTGCTCTTCCAGTTTTTCCAGTGTCGTGGACATGGCCTTCGCATGACTCCCGATACAAACAAATCGGACACGGATGGTAGCACTCCGAGAAGATGGGAGACCGAACGAGGAAGAAGACAATCTGCGCATCTATCGGATCACCGATCCGGCACAGGTACGCGTGAAGCAATACGGCACTTTCCGCTTCACCGATCTTGAAGAGCCCCTTGCGTGAAAAGGGGACCGTGAAAAGGGGACAGATTTATTTTCTCCGCAAATATATCTGTCCCCTTTTTCCTCCTTTTTCCTATCCCGAGAGCGGGTTTTCCACATTGCCCGTGAGGATCCGGCGCGCGCTTTGACAAGCGGCAGCTACGCGCGATCTATCCTTGTTCATTAGACAGCTTCCTATTTCTTGAATTTCGCGGCGGCGTCACCAGCCGCAGACTTCAAGGAATCCCAAGTCGATTCCACGTCGTCCTTGATCAACTCCCAGGCGTCGTCAGCTGCCTCGGCAAGCTGCGAGAGCTTCGTCTTGCCTTCTTCAATCTTGCTTTCCAGCGTCTTGATCTGTTTGCTCATTTTCAGCTGAGCGTCTGCGCTGGCCCCGGAAGTCCTGGCCTTGAGCTTGTCAACCTCGGCCCGCCACTCATCCAATCGAGCCTGCATCTTCTGCTGATACAGTTCTTTGTCACTCATGAGATTCTCCTTTCGCTAGCCGGTGCGACTAACCCTTCCTGCCTCCGAAACCAAGGAGCACGCCGCCAATCACTACCGCTGCCACGCCAACCCAAACCGGGACGTTGACGGTCTCCTTGTCTTTTACCGATAACTCGAGAGGTCCCAGCTTGGCCTCATGGGTTTCCTTGGTATAGCTGAAACTGCCATATGCCAAGCCCAAGGCACCGAGCACGATCAGCACGACCCCTGCAATCTTGATCCCGTTCATTTTGTCTCCTTCTCTCTACAAGAACCTGGGGCCCACGCCATCGACAGCAGGCCAGGAATGAATATCGTGACAGGAAGCCGCGAGCAGTCTGCCCGGCGCCGCTCAAAATGGAATCACTCCAGGGTGGTTACAGACGTCGACCCTGAATCACACGAACCAGAATCACCACCACCGCGATGACCAGCAGAACATGAATGAACCCGCCCATGGTGTACGAGCTCACAAAACCCAGAAGCCAGAGGACGATCAGGATAACTGCAATAGTCTCGAGCATTTTGCTTCTCCTTTTGTCGTCGCCTGGTGAATCGTGTATTTCACGGATTCAATCACGAAGCGCAACGAGGTCGAATGATTGCAACATAACCGGCCCATCAAGTACAGCAGCTGGGGACAGATTTATTTTCTCCGTAAATGAATCGATCCCCTTTTTTGGTCGTCCCCTTTTTTGGTCCCATTTTTGATGGAGCCAGGCGTGCTTCACGGAAGCGATGACCACACCGCTTGCGGAGTATTTCGAATTCCGCTGACGGCCTGCCGCTGCACTACCAGGTCAGCGCGTGCGGAGTACGGCGGCTGCGGTATTGTGACAGGCCAGCGCCTGCGCGGT includes:
- a CDS encoding addiction module protein, producing MSTTLEKLEEQALQLPPEQRGQLIHRLIVSLDGEPEGTPEEIARAWDAEIARRVTDMDAGRTQWIPADEAMSRLREKFAQPASRKRRKRGQIYLRKK
- a CDS encoding coiled coil domain-containing protein, with the protein product MSDKELYQQKMQARLDEWRAEVDKLKARTSGASADAQLKMSKQIKTLESKIEEGKTKLSQLAEAADDAWELIKDDVESTWDSLKSAAGDAAAKFKK
- a CDS encoding lmo0937 family membrane protein translates to MLETIAVILIVLWLLGFVSSYTMGGFIHVLLVIAVVVILVRVIQGRRL